A DNA window from Theobroma cacao cultivar B97-61/B2 chromosome 5, Criollo_cocoa_genome_V2, whole genome shotgun sequence contains the following coding sequences:
- the LOC18598446 gene encoding uncharacterized protein LOC18598446 yields MERKRVISQYRERLDKTLASAELTNSETLKTLVKNQILRHAQHEKEEFSETLLDKRAQEVSNFLDMLRSTSIDDHQVSKSSETSHGEWKLKHDNEEFRVMYREGPHGTPFHTLLVEGYVDGPLDVCLCISWESALYKKWWPQSSFPSFKVTSSTCLQKVQIGEQISLVRVKVAWPLSAREALVHYFFFEYFQDDLIVILVNTISDVSSIDKATHGFTNEGIPEAKDVVRIDLVGGFALQKVTNERSYFRTIANMDMKLDFVPPSLINFISRQLVGNGFRLYQKTVASVSNYDEDYCKALGEPLYTLIHEALYSSNASGEVLEGQERKSEAHLVPNEYLIEGIQDDTHDIKRKVHVNDHAGETPLGKAQDTKRKAFGEIEEEESEESTCLEEGVEAVNQPSTYEFADTNGVNAKKRIYIRPEVEEALGTLEKAISIVRQYGFNAQSRSSSFSDEEPPTLEEGAVEDLAYAADGKVCLKVQVGVEAASIKVAERTLHDSRNSSDINNTRSAGSNSFSREVNHKKVAPATPQQNVSIPVVTNQVALNSIKANGFHENGVHDVKNSTNWRKHRFCCFGFHSG; encoded by the exons ATGGAAAGGAAAAGGGTGATCTCTCAATACAGAGAGAGGCTAGACAAGACGCTGGCGTCTGCTGAACTGACCAATTCAGAGACACTTAAAACCCTTGTCAAGAATCAGATTTTACGACATGCACAACATGAGAAAGAGG AATTTAGTGAAACTTTATTGGACAAAAGGGCTCAGGAAGTATCAAATTTTCTTGACATGTTAAGGAGTACTTCTATTGATGATCATCAGGTTTCAAAATCCAGTGAGACATCACATGGTGAATGGAAA TTGAAGCATGATAATGAAGAGTTCCGTGTCATGTACCGTGAAGGACCTCACGGCACTCCCTTTCATACATTACTCGTTGAAGGCTATGTAGATGGGCCTTTGGATGTTT GTTTATGTATCTCTTGGGAGTCAGCCCTCTACAAGAAATG GTGGCCACAGTCTAGCTTTCCATCTTTCAAAGTAACTAGTTCCACCTGTTTGCAAAAGGTCCAAATTGGTGAACAGATATCTCTAGTGAG GGTGAAGGTTGCGTGGCCACTGTCAGCTAGGGAGGCTCTAGTAcactattttttctttgagtACTTTCAAGATGATCTGATTGTCATTCTTGTGAACACG ATCTCAGATGTGAGCAGCATTGATAAAGCAACTCATGGATTTACTAATGAAGGGATCCCTGAAGCTAAGGATGTTGTAAGGATTGACTTAGTGGGGGGCTTTGCTTTGCAGAAGGTGACAAATGAAAGAAGCTACTTTAG GACAATAGCAAATATGGATATGAAGCTGGATTTCGTCCCTCCATCACTTATAAATTTTATCTCAAGGCAGCTCGTTGGAAATGGTTTCAGACTCTATCAAAAG ACTGTGGCTTCTGTGTCTAATTATGATGAAGATTACTGCAAGGCCTTGGGGGAACCTCTGTATACTCTAATACATGAAGCTCTTTACTCCAGTAATGCATCAGGTGAGGTTCTGGAAGGACAAGAGCGCAAAAGTGAAGCCCACCTTGTGCCTAatgaatatttaattgaaGGCATACAAGATGACACACATGATATAAAACGGAAGGTTCATGTTAATGACCATGCTGGTGAAACGCCACTGGGGAAAGCACAAGATACAAAGAGAAAAGCTTTTGGTgaaattgaagaagaagaaagtgaaGAAAGTACATGCCTAGAGGAAGGTGTTGAGGCTGTAAATCAACCTTCAACCTATGAATTTGCTGATACAAATGGTGTAAATGCtaaaaaaaggatttatatTCGTCCAGAGGTGGAAGAAGCTCTAGGAACACTGGAGAAGGCCATTTCAATAGTACGGCAATATGGATTTAATGCCCAAAGCAGGTCTTCTAGTTTCTCTGATGAAGAACCTCCAACTTTGGAAGAGGGGGCTGTAGAGGACTTGGCTTATGCTGCAGATGGCAAAGTTTGTTTAAAAGTGCAGGTTGGTGTTGAAGCCGCCTCCATAAAGGTTGCGGAGAGGACTTTGCATGACTCCAGGAACAGCAGTGACATCAATAACACAAG GTCTGCAGGATCAAATTCATTTTCGAGGGAAGTTAACCATAAAAAAGTAGCACCGGCAACACCTCAgcaaaatgtatcaataccaGTTGTGACTAACCAGGTTGCTTTGAATTCCATCAAGGCGAATGGATTCCATGAAAATGGTGTACATGATGTAAAAAATTCGACCAACTGGAGAAAGCATAGGTTCTGTTGCTTTGGCTTCCATTCAGGGTAG
- the LOC18598447 gene encoding iron-sulfur cluster co-chaperone protein HscB, mitochondrial: protein MYKTKKLWTPLSTVVRRALPTTCHLTPYSPNSQIRSSSSRLETSSRVSLSLHYGHDFLGNLKFSAKSFCSQSAAKVDATTKRCWNCDAVAAGMAPFLYCDSCRSIQPVDFSVDYFQIFGLEKKYEIEVDGLEGKYKDWQKKLHPDLVHSKSEKEREYAAEQSARVIDAYRTLSKPLARAIYILRLEGVLVDEEQTVSDPELLTEIMEIREAVEEAMDSQALNQIQSQMKEKLEGSSSSFANAYRSRNFDEAVTCIQKMTYYQRANEEILKKL from the exons atgtaCAAGACGAAGAAGCTATGGACTCCTCTTTCCACCGTTGTACGCAGGGCTCTTCCAACGACATGTCATTTAACTCCTTACTCTCCAAATTCACAAATTCGATCTTCATCCTCTCGCCTGGAAACTTCTTCTAGGGTTTCTCTTTCCCTACACTACGGCCATGACTTTCTcggaaatttaaaattttccgCGAAAAGTTTCTGCTCGCAATCCGCCGCGAAAGTCGATGCTACCACGAAAAGGTGCTGGAACTGTGACGCCGTCGCGGCTGGAATGGCGCCGTTCTTGTACTGTGATTCCTGCCGTAGCATTCAGCCCGTTGATTTCTCCGTCGATTACTTCCAGATTTTTGGACT GGAAAAGAAGTATGAAATTGAAGTTGATGGTTTGGAAGGGAAGTATAAAGATTGGCAGAAAAAATTGCATCCTGACCTTGTTCATTCAAAATCCGAG aaagagagagaatatGCTGCAGAACAATCTGCTCGTGTTATTGATGCATACCGCACACTTAGCAAGCCATTGGCTAGGGCAATATACATT TTGAGGCTTGAAGGAGTACTTGTTGATGAAGAACAGACGGTTTCAGATCCGGAGTTGCTTACTGAG ATTATGGAAATTAGGGAAGCTGTAGAAGAGGCTATGGATTCACAAGCTCTAAATCAGATCCAATCTCAG ATGAAGGAGAAATTGGAAGGATCGTCTAGCTCCTTTGCAAATGCATACCGAAGCAGGAATTTTGATGAAGCTGTGACTTGTATCCAGAAAATGACGTACTACCAGCGTGCAAATgaagaaattttgaagaagCTTTAA
- the LOC18598448 gene encoding putative pentatricopeptide repeat-containing protein At5g06400, mitochondrial has product MRNVIRFQPFRTESRTDLSRLYFARLEPLHLSTLPKPQQTKKPPQTNLKNQAETCSIPSLFHEITEVLGAVNLNSDDIPSGFSISNKSNCRELQFMEESLSRRSAVCQNSQEKSKLVEKEENVTVLDDTQMGNSVEFDVSPVVHKITKIVRAENALVSMEDQLEKSGFSFEPEIVEKVLKRCFKVPHLAFRFFSWVKLREGFRHTTGTFNTMLYIAGEAKEYGLVERLLEEMKEKSCEKDIKTCTILISQYGKSKLIGKALEVFENMRRCGCEPDAAAYRMMIRALCNAEICDIAFEFYKEMVEKEMSLDLNLYKMLLNCLAKSGNNAAVHLVADNMMRVSQVPEQEVYGYVLKSFCISGRIREALELIRDLKEKDLSLDPQYFETLVKGLCRADRIADALEIVDIMKRRQLVSQKVYEIIINGYLRRKDLSKALDLFKSMQESGYLPTASAYTELMQHLFRLNKYQKGCDLYNEMLQKGVEPDSVAIMAMVAGHVRQKHISEAWEVFKSMEDRSIRPTWTAYSIFIKELCKIARTDEIFRVLSKMQEAKIVIRDEIFHWVISCMERKGETDNVEKVKQMQRKCKLQSQKGEVFSNNALKEQEPLKVLEHNLSEPERTTDYHLVQPLSKAYNVQDLEEVCRILSSSNEWCIAEEALERCNIQFTPELVVEILRRSTLYGRSALNFFSWVGKQVGYWHTTETYNMAIKISGCGKDFINMRRLFYEMKRRGCLTTPNTWAIMILQYGRTGMTEIALRTFAEMKTERFNPTASTYKYLIISLCGKKGRKVDEAIKIFQEMIHAGHNPDKELLETYLGCLCEVGKLLEARSCTDSLSKVGFTVPLRYSLYIRALSRAGRLEEALEMLDNVGTEQATLDLYVYGSLVHGLLRKGRFEQALAKVYSMKQAGIYPTVHVYTSLIVHFFKERQMERALGIFAKMKKEGCQPTIVTYSAMIRGYMNMGKVVDAWNVFHHMRLKEPKPDFKTYSMFISCLCRIGRSEEAMQLLSEMPNSGILPSTVNFQTVFFGLNRQGRHDLAQIVLQRKSALKSERKL; this is encoded by the coding sequence ATGAGGAACGTAATCAGATTCCAGCCCTTTCGTACGGAATCAAGGACCGACCTTTCTCGCTTATACTTCGCAAGACTTGAGCCTCTTCATCTTTCAACACTCCCCAAACCTCAACAAACAAAGAAACCCCCACAAACCAACTTGAAGAACCAAGCTGAAACATGTAGCATCCCCTCACTTTTCCATGAAATAACTGAGGTTTTAGGAGCTGTTAACCTAAACTCAGATGACATCCCATCTGGGTTTTCAATATCCAATAAAAGCAATTGCAGGGAGCTTCAGTTTATGGAAGAATCATTGTCTAGAAGGTCAGCTGTTTGTCAAAATTCCCAGGAGAAGAGTAAATTGGTGGAAAAAGAGGAGAATGTAACGGTTTTGGATGATACCCAGATGGGAAACTCTGTTGAATTTGATGTGAGTCCAGTGGTTCATAAGATAACTAAGATAGTTAGAGCTGAAAATGCCTTGGTTTCCATGGAGGATCAGTTAGAAAAATCAGGGTTTTCATTTGAACCAGAGATTGTTGAGAAAGTGTTGAAAAGGTGCTTTAAGGTGCCTCATTTAGCTTTTAGATTCTTCAGCTGGGTGAAGCTTAGAGAAGGGTTTCGTCATACAACTGGGACTTTCAATACCATGTTGTATATAGCTGGGGAGGCTAAAGAATATGGGCTGGTTGAGCGGCTACTGGAGGAAATGAAGGAGAAATCTTGTGAGAAAGATATCAAGACTTGTACAATTCTTATCTCGCAATATGGGAAGTCAAAGTTGATTGGCAAAGCGCTAGAAGTCTTTGAGAACATGAGGAGATGTGGTTGTGAACCTGATGCAGCAGCTTACAGAATGATGATACGTGCACTTTGCAATGCTGAAATATGTGACATTGCATTTGAGTTTTACAAGGAGATGGTTGAGAAGGAAATGAGCCTTGATTTGAATTTGTACAAGATGTTACTGAATTGTCTAGCGAAATCAGGAAATAATGCTGCCGTTCACTTGGTTGCTGATAACATGATGAGGGTCTCTCAGGTTCCAGAACAGGAAGTTTATGGTTATGTACTCAAGAGTTTCTGTATATCTGGAAGAATAAGGGAAGCTTTAGAACTGATTCGTGACCTTAAGGAAAAAGATTTGTCTTTGGATCCCCAGTATTTTGAGACTCTGGTCAAAGGATTGTGCAGGGCTGATAGGATTGCTGATGCTTTGGAAATTGTTGATATTATGAAGAGAAGGCAACTGGTCAGTCAGAAGGTTTATGAGATCATCATCAATGGGTACTTGAGAAGAAAAGATCTTTCTAAAGCACTTGATCTTTTCAAAAGCATGCAGGAATCTGGGTACTTACCAACAGCTTCTGCTTATACAGAACTAATGCAACACCTCTTCAGATTGAATAAGTATCAGAAAGGCTGTGACTTATACAATGAGATGCTACAGAAAGGGGTTGAGCCTGATAGTGTTGCAATCATGGCCATGGTTGCAGGTCATGTTCGCCAAAAGCATATATCTGAAGCATGGGAAGTGTTCAAAAGTATGGAGGACAGAAGCATCAGACCCACTTGGACAGCATATTCAATATTCATTAAGGAGCTTTGTAAAATTGCAAGGACAGATGAAATTTTTAGGGTTTTGAGCAAAATGCAGGAGGCAAAGATAGTCATTCGAGATGAGATATTTCATTGGGTTATATCTTGCATGGAGAGAAAGGGAGAGACGgataatgttgaaaaagtaaaGCAGATGCAAAGAAAGTGTAAACTCCAATCACAAAAGGGTGAGGTATTCAGTAATAATGCCTTGAAGGAACAGGAGCCCCTCAAGGTGTTGGAGCATAACCTTTCAGAGCCAGAGAGGACGACAGATTATCACCTGGTACAACCCCTTTCAAAGGCTTATAATGTGCAGGACTTGGAAGAAGTTTGTAGAATATTATCGTCCTCAAACGAGTGGTGCATCGCTGAAGAAGCTCTGGAGAGATGCAACATTCAGTTTACACCAGAGCTTGTTGTGGAAATATTGAGAAGGAGCACTTTGTATGGTAGAAGTGcacttaatttcttttcatggGTTGGAAAGCAAGTTGGTTATTGGCACACTACAGAAACGTACAACATGGCTATCAAAATCTCGGGATGTGGGaaagatttcataaacatGAGAAGGCTCTTCTATGAAATGAAGAGGAGAGGTTGTCTAACAACACCAAATACATGGGCAATCATGATACTGCAATATGGTCGAACAGGTATGACAGAAATTGCTTTGAGGACTTTTGCTGAAATGAAAACCGAGAGATTTAATCCAACTGCAAGTACCTACAAGTATTTGATCATATCTCTTTGCGGAAAAAAAGGTAGGAAGGTAGATGAAGCCATCAAAATATTCCAGGAAATGATCCATGCTGGACATAACCCTGACAAGGAGTTACTTGAAACATATCTTGGTTGTTTATGTGAAGTTGGCAAGCTCCTGGAAGCTAGAAGCTGCACAGATTCTCTCAGCAAGGTTGGATTCACAGTTCCACTAAGGTATTCCCTGTATATTAGGGCACTTTCTCGAGCAGGGAGACTGGAAGAAGCTTTAGAAATGTTAGATAACGTTGGGACAGAGCAAGCCACATTGGATCTGTATGTTTACGGAAGCCTTGTCCATGGATTACTACGAAAGGGTCGATTCGAACAAGCATTGGCCAAGGTGTATTCCATGAAGCAGGCTGGCATATACCCAACTGTCCATGTTTATACATCCTTGATAGTCCATTTCTTCAAGGAGAGGCAGATGGAAAGAGCTTTGGGGATTTTCGCCAAGATGAAGAAGGAAGGTTGTCAGCCAACCATTGTTACTTATTCTGCAATGATTCGTGGCTACATGAACATGGGGAAGGTTGTCGATGCTTGGAATGTCTTCCATCATATGAGGCTGAAGGAACCCAAGCCTGATTTTAAGACTTACTCGATGTTCATTAGCTGTCTTTGTAGAATAGGTAGATCTGAAGAAGCCATGCAGCTTTTATCCGAAATGCCAAACTCAGGGATCCTTCCGAGCACTGTCAATTTCCAAACAGTTTTTTTTGGACTAAACCGACAAGGTAGGCATGATTTAGCTCAAATTGTATTACAACGAAAATCTGCTCTAAAAAGTGAACGCAAGCTATAA
- the LOC18598449 gene encoding uncharacterized protein LOC18598449 → MGWVWKDEPNDALESTARDGDRCSTRKVVRSQCKTEEVEPGKFVRKCEKTEEVLKECVGRPVEVLQSNKEYTEDDVTEQVLRGNFLSGSQHVEGSFDFPGLRSDMEEIERRFFGGFNRFFDAAEEVKNSFLDAFGDFYGSGSSGPPSIRKGIPIESHPQKEASPKPADSGHLDLSGLAKDV, encoded by the exons atgggttGGGTGTGGAAAGACGAACCGAACGATGCCTTGGAATCAACCGCTCGCGACGGCGATCGGTGCTCCACCAGGAAGGTGGTGCGGTCGCAGTGCAAGACCGAAGAAGTCGAGCCCGGAAAATTCGTCCGAAAGTGCGAGAAAACCGAAGAAGTTCTCAAAGAATGCGTTGGAAG GCCCGTTGAGGTGCTGCAATCCAACAAAGAGTACACTGAGGATGATGTCACAGAGCAAGTGCTAAGAGGGAATTTCCTGTCGGGATCACAACATGTGGAAGGTTCATTTGATTTTCCTGGTCTACGTAGTGACATGGAGGAAATTGAACGTCGCTTTTTTGGTGGGTTTAACCGTTTCTTTGATGCTGCTGAGGAGGTGAAAAATAGTTTCCTTGATGCCTTTGGAGATTTTTATGGCAGTGGATCTTCAGGGCCACCATCTATAAGGAAAGGAATACCCATTGAAAGCCATCCCCAGAAGGAAGCCTCTCCTAAACCTGCTGATTCTGGGCATCTTGATTTGTCTGGTTTAGCCAAAGACGTTTGA